A genomic window from Paramormyrops kingsleyae isolate MSU_618 chromosome 23, PKINGS_0.4, whole genome shotgun sequence includes:
- the LOC111841790 gene encoding globoside alpha-1,3-N-acetylgalactosaminyltransferase 1-like, producing the protein MAVTPWLAPIIWEETFNPELVDAIYKPMNLTIATTVFAVGKYIRFLGEFLETAEKHFMVDFKVHYHIFTDQLHKVPAVNLAAGRKIFVHQVPKLDRWQDISASRMQMIQTIIEKQVHREADYIYCQDVDAKFHFRWGAETLDRLVGQIHPWFYDLSRDQFTYERRPESTAYIPSGVGDFYYIGAMFGGTVDDVYRLVKKCHENIEADKAKGIEAAWQEESHLNWYLLHNKPSKVLSPEYMWDDKRGKTEVMRVIRLSHILKNYAEVRENL; encoded by the exons ATGGCCGTAACCCCCTGGTTGGCGCCGATCATCTGGGAAGAAACCTTTAACCCTGAGCTGGTTGATGCCATATACAAGCCAATGAATCTCACCATCGCAACCACTGTGTTTGCTGTTGGAAA GTATATCAGGTTTCTGGGTGAATTCTTGGAAACGGCAGAGAAGCACTTTATGGTTGACTTCAAAGTGCACTATCACATTTTCACTGACCAGCTGCACAAAGTGCCAGCAGTGAATCTGGCTGCTGGAAGAAAAATCTTTGTCCATCAGGTGCCAAAGTTAGACCGCTGGCAGGACATCTCTGCTTCGAGGATGCAGATGATCCAGACCATCATTGAGAAGCAGGTTCACCGAGAGGCAGATTACATCTACTGCCAGGACGTCGATGCAAAATTCCACTTTCGCTGGGGTGCAGAGACACTGGATCGGCTGGTGGGCCAAATACACCCTTGGTTCTATGATTTGAGCCGCGATCAGTTCACTTACGAACGGCGTCCTGAGTCTACGGCCTACATTCCCTCAGGGGTAGGAGACTTCTATTATATCGGAGCCATGTTTGGGGGCACAGTTGATGATGTCTATAGACTGGTTAAAAAGTGTCATGAAAATATAGAAGCAGACAAAGCAAAGGGAATAGAGGCAGCCTGGCAGGAAGAGAGTCATCTAAACTGGTACCTGCTTCACAATAAACCGTCTAAGGTTCTGTCGCCGGAGTACATGTGGGATGACAAGAGGGGCAAAACAGAGGTTATGAGAGTCATTCGACTTTCACACATCCTTAAGAACTATGCAGAAGTAAGAGAAAATCTGTAA